From the genome of Chroicocephalus ridibundus chromosome 1, bChrRid1.1, whole genome shotgun sequence, one region includes:
- the HBP1 gene encoding HMG box-containing protein 1 isoform X2, which translates to MADTLEHPNMVWEVKTNQMPNAVQKLLLVVDKRTSGMNESLELLKCNENLPSSPGYASCDEHMELDDLPELQAVQTDSTPPALFQLGADVSHQERSRPSWSQHTSNSNSESAYSCENGVNWLTELANIATSPQSPLMQCSFYNRSSPVHIIATSKSLHSYARPPPGSSKNDPNFSKNDLDETPVRHERANSESESGIFCMSSLSDDDDLGWCHSWPPTVWHCFLKGSRLCFHKGRNKEWQDVEDFARSEGCGKEENLPESPYKGYGSDGLKLISHEESISFGESVLKLTFDPGTVEDGLLTVECRLDHPFYVKNKGWSSFYPSLTVVQHGIPCCEMHLGDLCLPPGHPDAINFDDSGVFDTFKSYDFTPMDSSAVYVLSSMARQRRASLSCGGSNNQDAERSESSSKNCAPTASSHLSSSSLYSKAGKSHSSGTASTVSATSPNKCKRPMNAFMLFAKKYRVEYTQMYPGKDNRAISVILGDRWKKMKNEERRMYTLEAKALAEEQKRLNPDCWKRKRTNSGSQQH; encoded by the exons ATGGCCG ATACTTTGGAGCATCCTAACATGGTGTGGGAAGTGAAGACAAATCAAATGCCTAATGCAGTTCAGAAACTCCTCCTGGTAGTGGACAAGAGAACTTCCGGGATGAATGAGTCACTGGAGTTGCTGAAGTGTAATGAAAACCTGCCCTCTTCTCCTGGATATGCATCCTGTGATGAACACATGGAACTTG ATGATCTTCCTGAGCTACAGGCTGTGCAGACGGATTCTACCCCACCTGCACTTTTCCAGCTTGGTGCCGATGTTTCACATCAGGAACGTTCAAGGCCTTCATGGAGCCAACATACCTCAAACAGCAATTCAGAAAGTGCTTATTCTTGTGAGAATGGGGTGAACTGGTTGACAGAATTAGCAAATATAGCCACAAGTCCTCAGAGTCCTCTGATGCAGTGCTCTTTTTATAACAG ATCATCTCCTGTTCACATAATAGCTACAAGCAAAAGTTTACATTCCTATGCACGTCCTCCACCAGGATCCTCAAAGAATGATCCTAACTTCTCCAAGAATGATTTGGATGAAACACCAGTCAGACATGAAAGG gcGAATAGTGAATCAGAATCTGGCATTTTCTGCATGTCATCACTTTCAGATGATGATGATTTAGGATGGTGCCATTCCTGGCCCCCAACTGTTTGGCATTGTTTTCTAAAAG GCTCTCGTTTGTGCTTTCACAAAGGACGCAATAAAGAGTGGCAGGATGTTGAAGACTTTGCAAGATCTGAAGGctgtggaaaagaggaaaatctcCCAGAAAGTCCTTACAAG GGCTATGGTTCTGATGGTTTGAAGTTAATTTCTCATGAAGAAAGTATTTCCTTTGGTGAGTCAGTGCTGAAGTTGACTTTTGATCCTGGCACAGTGGAAGACGGCTTGCTTACAGTAGAATGCAGACTCGATCATccattttatgttaaaaataaag GTTGGTCATCTTTTTATCCAAGCTTGACTGTGGTACAGCATGGCATTCCATGCTGTGAAATGCATCTTGGAGATCTGTGTCTACCTCCTGGACACCCTGATGCCATTAACTTTGATGATTCAGGTGTTTTTGATACatttaaaag TTACGATTTTACACCAATGGATTCCTCTGCAGTTTATGTGCTAAGCAGCATGGCTCGCCAGCGTCGCGCTTCTCTGTCTTGTGGAGGATCGAACAATCAAGATGCTGAGAGATCAGAAAGCAGTAGTAAAAACTGTGCGCCTACTGCATCGTCACATCTTTCCTCCAGTTCTTTGTACAGTAAAGCTGGCAAAAGCCACAGCTCAGGGACTGCAAGTACTGTGAGTGCCACTTCTCCAAACAAGTGCAAAAGACCAATGAATGCCTTCATGCTTTTTGCCAAAAAATACAGAGTTGAATATACTCAGATGTATCCAGGGAAAGACAACAG agcCATAAGTGTGATACTCGGCGACaggtggaagaaaatgaaaaatgaagaaagacgGATGTACACGCTAGAAGCCAAGGCCTTGGCAGAAGAACAGAAACGTTTAAATCCTGACTGTTGGAAGCGAAAAAGAACAAATTCT gGCTCACAACAGCATTAA
- the HBP1 gene encoding HMG box-containing protein 1 isoform X1, with protein MATGLSDTLEHPNMVWEVKTNQMPNAVQKLLLVVDKRTSGMNESLELLKCNENLPSSPGYASCDEHMELDDLPELQAVQTDSTPPALFQLGADVSHQERSRPSWSQHTSNSNSESAYSCENGVNWLTELANIATSPQSPLMQCSFYNRSSPVHIIATSKSLHSYARPPPGSSKNDPNFSKNDLDETPVRHERANSESESGIFCMSSLSDDDDLGWCHSWPPTVWHCFLKGSRLCFHKGRNKEWQDVEDFARSEGCGKEENLPESPYKGYGSDGLKLISHEESISFGESVLKLTFDPGTVEDGLLTVECRLDHPFYVKNKGWSSFYPSLTVVQHGIPCCEMHLGDLCLPPGHPDAINFDDSGVFDTFKSYDFTPMDSSAVYVLSSMARQRRASLSCGGSNNQDAERSESSSKNCAPTASSHLSSSSLYSKAGKSHSSGTASTVSATSPNKCKRPMNAFMLFAKKYRVEYTQMYPGKDNRAISVILGDRWKKMKNEERRMYTLEAKALAEEQKRLNPDCWKRKRTNSGSQQH; from the exons ATGGCGACGGGTTTG TCAGATACTTTGGAGCATCCTAACATGGTGTGGGAAGTGAAGACAAATCAAATGCCTAATGCAGTTCAGAAACTCCTCCTGGTAGTGGACAAGAGAACTTCCGGGATGAATGAGTCACTGGAGTTGCTGAAGTGTAATGAAAACCTGCCCTCTTCTCCTGGATATGCATCCTGTGATGAACACATGGAACTTG ATGATCTTCCTGAGCTACAGGCTGTGCAGACGGATTCTACCCCACCTGCACTTTTCCAGCTTGGTGCCGATGTTTCACATCAGGAACGTTCAAGGCCTTCATGGAGCCAACATACCTCAAACAGCAATTCAGAAAGTGCTTATTCTTGTGAGAATGGGGTGAACTGGTTGACAGAATTAGCAAATATAGCCACAAGTCCTCAGAGTCCTCTGATGCAGTGCTCTTTTTATAACAG ATCATCTCCTGTTCACATAATAGCTACAAGCAAAAGTTTACATTCCTATGCACGTCCTCCACCAGGATCCTCAAAGAATGATCCTAACTTCTCCAAGAATGATTTGGATGAAACACCAGTCAGACATGAAAGG gcGAATAGTGAATCAGAATCTGGCATTTTCTGCATGTCATCACTTTCAGATGATGATGATTTAGGATGGTGCCATTCCTGGCCCCCAACTGTTTGGCATTGTTTTCTAAAAG GCTCTCGTTTGTGCTTTCACAAAGGACGCAATAAAGAGTGGCAGGATGTTGAAGACTTTGCAAGATCTGAAGGctgtggaaaagaggaaaatctcCCAGAAAGTCCTTACAAG GGCTATGGTTCTGATGGTTTGAAGTTAATTTCTCATGAAGAAAGTATTTCCTTTGGTGAGTCAGTGCTGAAGTTGACTTTTGATCCTGGCACAGTGGAAGACGGCTTGCTTACAGTAGAATGCAGACTCGATCATccattttatgttaaaaataaag GTTGGTCATCTTTTTATCCAAGCTTGACTGTGGTACAGCATGGCATTCCATGCTGTGAAATGCATCTTGGAGATCTGTGTCTACCTCCTGGACACCCTGATGCCATTAACTTTGATGATTCAGGTGTTTTTGATACatttaaaag TTACGATTTTACACCAATGGATTCCTCTGCAGTTTATGTGCTAAGCAGCATGGCTCGCCAGCGTCGCGCTTCTCTGTCTTGTGGAGGATCGAACAATCAAGATGCTGAGAGATCAGAAAGCAGTAGTAAAAACTGTGCGCCTACTGCATCGTCACATCTTTCCTCCAGTTCTTTGTACAGTAAAGCTGGCAAAAGCCACAGCTCAGGGACTGCAAGTACTGTGAGTGCCACTTCTCCAAACAAGTGCAAAAGACCAATGAATGCCTTCATGCTTTTTGCCAAAAAATACAGAGTTGAATATACTCAGATGTATCCAGGGAAAGACAACAG agcCATAAGTGTGATACTCGGCGACaggtggaagaaaatgaaaaatgaagaaagacgGATGTACACGCTAGAAGCCAAGGCCTTGGCAGAAGAACAGAAACGTTTAAATCCTGACTGTTGGAAGCGAAAAAGAACAAATTCT gGCTCACAACAGCATTAA
- the HBP1 gene encoding HMG box-containing protein 1 isoform X3 — protein sequence MVWEVKTNQMPNAVQKLLLVVDKRTSGMNESLELLKCNENLPSSPGYASCDEHMELDDLPELQAVQTDSTPPALFQLGADVSHQERSRPSWSQHTSNSNSESAYSCENGVNWLTELANIATSPQSPLMQCSFYNRSSPVHIIATSKSLHSYARPPPGSSKNDPNFSKNDLDETPVRHERANSESESGIFCMSSLSDDDDLGWCHSWPPTVWHCFLKGSRLCFHKGRNKEWQDVEDFARSEGCGKEENLPESPYKGYGSDGLKLISHEESISFGESVLKLTFDPGTVEDGLLTVECRLDHPFYVKNKGWSSFYPSLTVVQHGIPCCEMHLGDLCLPPGHPDAINFDDSGVFDTFKSYDFTPMDSSAVYVLSSMARQRRASLSCGGSNNQDAERSESSSKNCAPTASSHLSSSSLYSKAGKSHSSGTASTVSATSPNKCKRPMNAFMLFAKKYRVEYTQMYPGKDNRAISVILGDRWKKMKNEERRMYTLEAKALAEEQKRLNPDCWKRKRTNSGSQQH from the exons ATGGTGTGGGAAGTGAAGACAAATCAAATGCCTAATGCAGTTCAGAAACTCCTCCTGGTAGTGGACAAGAGAACTTCCGGGATGAATGAGTCACTGGAGTTGCTGAAGTGTAATGAAAACCTGCCCTCTTCTCCTGGATATGCATCCTGTGATGAACACATGGAACTTG ATGATCTTCCTGAGCTACAGGCTGTGCAGACGGATTCTACCCCACCTGCACTTTTCCAGCTTGGTGCCGATGTTTCACATCAGGAACGTTCAAGGCCTTCATGGAGCCAACATACCTCAAACAGCAATTCAGAAAGTGCTTATTCTTGTGAGAATGGGGTGAACTGGTTGACAGAATTAGCAAATATAGCCACAAGTCCTCAGAGTCCTCTGATGCAGTGCTCTTTTTATAACAG ATCATCTCCTGTTCACATAATAGCTACAAGCAAAAGTTTACATTCCTATGCACGTCCTCCACCAGGATCCTCAAAGAATGATCCTAACTTCTCCAAGAATGATTTGGATGAAACACCAGTCAGACATGAAAGG gcGAATAGTGAATCAGAATCTGGCATTTTCTGCATGTCATCACTTTCAGATGATGATGATTTAGGATGGTGCCATTCCTGGCCCCCAACTGTTTGGCATTGTTTTCTAAAAG GCTCTCGTTTGTGCTTTCACAAAGGACGCAATAAAGAGTGGCAGGATGTTGAAGACTTTGCAAGATCTGAAGGctgtggaaaagaggaaaatctcCCAGAAAGTCCTTACAAG GGCTATGGTTCTGATGGTTTGAAGTTAATTTCTCATGAAGAAAGTATTTCCTTTGGTGAGTCAGTGCTGAAGTTGACTTTTGATCCTGGCACAGTGGAAGACGGCTTGCTTACAGTAGAATGCAGACTCGATCATccattttatgttaaaaataaag GTTGGTCATCTTTTTATCCAAGCTTGACTGTGGTACAGCATGGCATTCCATGCTGTGAAATGCATCTTGGAGATCTGTGTCTACCTCCTGGACACCCTGATGCCATTAACTTTGATGATTCAGGTGTTTTTGATACatttaaaag TTACGATTTTACACCAATGGATTCCTCTGCAGTTTATGTGCTAAGCAGCATGGCTCGCCAGCGTCGCGCTTCTCTGTCTTGTGGAGGATCGAACAATCAAGATGCTGAGAGATCAGAAAGCAGTAGTAAAAACTGTGCGCCTACTGCATCGTCACATCTTTCCTCCAGTTCTTTGTACAGTAAAGCTGGCAAAAGCCACAGCTCAGGGACTGCAAGTACTGTGAGTGCCACTTCTCCAAACAAGTGCAAAAGACCAATGAATGCCTTCATGCTTTTTGCCAAAAAATACAGAGTTGAATATACTCAGATGTATCCAGGGAAAGACAACAG agcCATAAGTGTGATACTCGGCGACaggtggaagaaaatgaaaaatgaagaaagacgGATGTACACGCTAGAAGCCAAGGCCTTGGCAGAAGAACAGAAACGTTTAAATCCTGACTGTTGGAAGCGAAAAAGAACAAATTCT gGCTCACAACAGCATTAA